The Litorilinea aerophila DNA window CGTGCTGGTGGCCGCTATAGACCAGCCGGTCGTAAATCTCGTCGGAGATAACGATCAGGTCGTGGCGCTCGGCGATGCGGGCGATGGCCAGCAGCCCTTCCCGATCCATCACCGCGCCGGTGGGGTTGTTGGGGAAGCCGATCAGCAGGGCCTTGGTGCGGGGCGTGATGGCTGCCTCGATGGCCTCGGGCCGGACCTGAAAATCGTCGGCTGCACAGGTGGGGATGTCGACGACGGTGCCGCCGGCCAGCAGCACGCTGGCGGTGTAGCTCACAAAGCAGGGCTGGGGCACGATCACTTCGTCGCCGGGGTCCAGGATGGCCTGCATGATCAGGGACATGGCCTCGCTGACGCCGACGGTGATCAGCACCTCCCGTTCGGGGTCATAGGCCGGTGCGCCGTAGAGCGCGCCCAGCTTGCGGACGATGGCCTCCCGCAGTTCCAGCATGCCGGCGTTGGAGGTATAGGCCGTGTGCCCCTTCTGCAGGCTGGCGATGCCCCCCTGCAGGATGGGCGCCGGCGTCACAAAGTCCGGCTCGCCGATGCCCAGGCTGATGACGTCGTCCATGGTGGCCGCAATGTCGAAGTAGCGGCGAATTCCCGATGGCGGGACCGCCTGGACCCGTTTGCTCAGGCGGTTGTTCCATCGGGTGGAATGGGTCCCGTTTTGTACTAACAGAGACGGGGTCTCTGGCGTCGTGATCGATTGGGTAAGATGGTTGTTCATAAGGTGGTTGGCCTCCCTGGCCTTTGAGAATCAGGGCTTGTGGTTCCATGCCAGCTCGATAGACGGGCAGGGAAGCA harbors:
- a CDS encoding pyridoxal phosphate-dependent aminotransferase, which gives rise to MNNHLTQSITTPETPSLLVQNGTHSTRWNNRLSKRVQAVPPSGIRRYFDIAATMDDVISLGIGEPDFVTPAPILQGGIASLQKGHTAYTSNAGMLELREAIVRKLGALYGAPAYDPEREVLITVGVSEAMSLIMQAILDPGDEVIVPQPCFVSYTASVLLAGGTVVDIPTCAADDFQVRPEAIEAAITPRTKALLIGFPNNPTGAVMDREGLLAIARIAERHDLIVISDEIYDRLVYSGHQHVMFATLPGMAERTVHLGGMSKDYAMTGWRIGYALGPADLIGAMRKIHQYLIMSAPTMGQEAALVALTDPRVEEYVQEMVASYDARRRFIVQGLNEIGLDCFEPKGAFYAFPSVKRTGMDEYEFAERLLLEEHVAVIPGSAFGVGGEGHVRCAYAASMENIEKALERMYRFMRRHG